Proteins from one Belonocnema kinseyi isolate 2016_QV_RU_SX_M_011 chromosome 8, B_treatae_v1, whole genome shotgun sequence genomic window:
- the LOC117178002 gene encoding interferon-induced protein with tetratricopeptide repeats 2-like codes for MAGSNKTREKLKNLECPFTWGMNKIDEVVKNHEETKTHDDEESVPILKWMRLLVHAYESVVKNYLTEANKCIVSAEEFWDYVKAEHADHISLNVLDNIFKGTKCYVELEAGHLEEVKQILESTLDVNYKASAKDRSTLNGCKCLAWSKYKDAGNLGIGRAIHFAELAIKDNPNFAVWHFMFAKNWRRQRRIAQCVSKPSVNEEKAFEKAYELSSKPIYGIFFAQCHKEKRNLSKALSIYKKIFNTKPESCAVRLRLALGFIRQRELKMAKECLDYVEERFPNDCMFLHYKGIYLETLCNYKEAAEYFLKAHKEKNYGAAMSYLKCKAKLRDGFDFVQYLEEMFKTYATFEDRDLDILLQIAACSYFCDNDLPGAAKYYLQAFEKYPNNRLYQCHECVLGGKSNVYDFLRNDFLKKAFACRDLDSGTKAICEKLKDCCDKKYNSNRKSAESSFSKMKL; via the exons atggcAGGTTCAAACAAAACTCgcgaaaaactgaaaaatctcgaatgtCCATTTACATGGGGaatgaacaaaatagatgaagttgTAAAAAATCATGAAGAGACAAAAACCCACGATGATGAAGAATCCGTCCCAATATTGAAATGGATGCGTTTATTAGTACACGCTTATGAAAGCGTTGTAAAAAATTACTTGACTGAAGCAAATAAATGCATCGTATCTGCAGAAGAATTTTGGGACTATGTTAAAGCCGA GCATGCAGATCATATTTCTTTGAATGTActagataatatttttaagggTACAAAGTGTTACGTGGAATTGGAAGCAGGTCATTTGGAAGAAGTTAAACAGATTTTAGAAAGCACGCTTGACGTTAACTATAAAGCCAGTGCAAAAGACAGAAGTACATTGAATGGATGCAAGTGCCTGGCATGGTCCAAGTATAAAGATGCTGGTAATTTAGGGATCGGAAGGGCTATCCATTTCGCTGAATTAGCGATTAAAGATAATCCAAACTTTGCTGTTTGGCATTTTATGTTTGCAAAAAATTGGAGACGCCAAAGGCGAATTGCACAGTGTGTGTCTAAGCCCTCAGTAAACGAAgaaaaggcctttgaaaaagcaTATGAATTATCCTCAAAACCgatttatggaatattttttgCCCAATGTCACAAAGAGAAACGAAACTTGTCCAAAGCTTTATCaatatacaagaaaatatttaatacaaaaccAGAAAGTTGCGCTGTACGATTACGCTTAGCTCTTGGGTTCATCCGACAGAGAGAGTTGAAAATGGCAAAGGAATGCCTTGATTATGTTGAGGAAAGATTCCCTAATGATTGTATGTTCTTGCATTATAAAGGAATATATTTGGAAACTCTTTGTAATTACAAA GAGGCTGCAGAGTATTTTCTAAAAgctcataaagaaaaaaattatggagCAGCAATGTCCTATCTAAAATGCAAAGCTAAATTGCGAGATGGATTTGACTTCGTCCAATACTTGGAAGAAATGTTTAAGACTTATGCCACTTTCGAAGACAGAGACCttgatattttgttgcaaattgccGCCTGCAGTTATTTCTGTGATAATGATTTACCAGGTGCGGCAAAATATTATTTGCAAGCTTTCGAAAAATATCCGAATAATAGATTGTACCAG TGTCATGAATGCGTACTTGGAGGTAAGAGTAATGTATACGATTTTCTACGaaacgattttctcaaaaaagccTTTGCATGTCGTGACTTAGACTCTGGTACTAAAGccatttgtgaaaaattgaaggaCTGCTGTGATAAGAAATACAACTCTAACAGAAAATCTGCAGAATCGAGTTTCAGTAAAATGAAACTCTGA